From Phocoena sinus isolate mPhoSin1 chromosome 16, mPhoSin1.pri, whole genome shotgun sequence:
GGGAACTGTGTAAGGATCTTCACTGGACACAAGGTATTTTATACCTTCATTATTCCAGCGCACGAGGTTCTTTTgagataaaaatagtttaaaaattgaccagatggatggacctagagtctgtcatacagagtgaagtaagtctgaaagagaaaaacaaataccatatgctaacacatatatggaatctaaaaaaaaatggttctgatgaacctaggggcaggacaggaataaagacgcagacgtagggaatggacttgaggacacggggagggggaagggtaagctgggatacagagagagagtagcattgacctatatacactaccaaatgcaaaacaggtagtgggaagcagctgcacagcacagggagatcagctcgatgctttgtgaccacttagagccgtgggagggaggtgcaagagggaggggatatggggatatatgtatacatatagctgattcactttgttatacagcagaaactaacacaacattgtaaagcaattatactccaataaagatgttaaaaaaaaaaactaaccagtGACACATTTTAAAGATACTATTCGCACCACTAAACTTTATAATTCTaacttttgtcttattttcttagGTATTTTTAACCCTATTTTTGATTCTTTCCATGGACTTCTTTTCTAGGGACCAATTCATTCCTTGACATTTTCTCCCAATGGGAGATTCCTGGCTACAGGAGCAACAGATGGCAGAGTACTCCTTTGGGATATTGGACATGGTTTGATGGTTGGAGAATTAAAAGGCCACAGTGATACAGTCTGTTCACTTAGATTTAGTAGAGATGGTGAAATTTTGGCATCAGGTAAATGACTAGAAATGGCTTTGTGGTAAAGGGTCAATGGTATATTTAAAGGAAGCACTGAATGACCATTGCAAAATTAAGTCCTGCTGTTTTCTAAGTTTTGCTTCTCCTTAGCCATGATTCCAGATTGTTACCCTATATGTATGTTGACTTCTCAGGTTAAAACTACTGCTTGAAGTGCTTCTTTAGAGGGAATAATAGTTATTAATcaagttcagatttttttcaccagaaataaaaagtaaatgcatAAAGCATACTTGACAGAATCTCAGAATCCAAATAAGGCAGATGCTACTAAatggtttcctttgatttccCCTTAGGTTCAATGGATAATACAGTACGGTTATGGGATGCTATCAAAGCATTTGAAGATTTAGAGACTGATGACTTTACTACAGCCACTGGGCATATAAATTTACCTGAGAATTCACAGGAGTTATTGTTGGGAACATATATGACCAAATCAACACCAGTTGTACACCTCCATTTTACTAGAAGAAACTTGGTTCTAGCTGCAGGAGCTTATAGTCCGCAATAAACCATCGGTATTAAAGACCTTTGGAAGCTACTGTTTGAAAAAGGGAGACTAAAAGCAAATACCTCAGTGATTAATATTTAAGCTACAAAGAATGTTTTGTCTATATGGATCTGGAAGTATGCTGCTTGGAAAATCTGAACAGGATAGTTCCACATTTCTATAGCAACCACATTTAACTAATTTCCGTTAGTTGAATAAGAGGTATTATGTTCATGGAGGGGACATTTATGGTGCTTTGGATTTTGTGGAAACTATGCATCGCCTGTTCAAatgctattttaatttattatgtttagaaaaaaatcagttgatttcAGTAATTCATCCTGCTTCAAGGTTCAAATTGAGTAATATAATACCATCCTGAATTTTAGCTGAAGAATTCTATGAGCATGTATGTTCCTGCTGTAAAAATGTAGTTACTGTATGGCACTCACGTACTATGTTAAATGATCCACTAGCATTTTTGCTTGGCTCATGATTAGTGGAATGTACGTTAACTGGGTAGGGTGAACTACAATTACTTTTTGAGAAATAGATGAAGTACAACCATCCATCGACATCTGAATTTATACCGGTTGGATTGAGTGCACACAAACACTCTATAAACCAGGTGAAGAAATTAACTTCCATGTTCTACTTCAGCTAAAATGGCTACATACAACCTAGTACACTTGAAGTCAGACATTTCAATTGCTTACCTCCAGTACTGAGCCTTGCTTTGGGAAACTAAAAGATTTAGACCAAGTCACTGCCAGTTTTTTGCCTTTGTTGCattttgtacagtttttatatttttgatatcttGTAAATAAAGACAACCAGCTTTTCCAGGTTCATAATTTATTGTACAAATTGGGTATCACATGATGAGCTGACATTAGCTTCTTCAGGCATGGGAACTTAACAGATGACGTACAGTTGAGAAtcctataaacaaaacaaaaattgttaaGACACCAATGTGTTCAACTCTACTTTTAAGACATTAATTACTAGTACAAGACTATCCGTGAACCCCCTGAAATTGAATGCAAATTCATTAGATTCTCAAAGGAGTCAGTAACCCCCCCAAATTTAGGTGTCTCTCAGCTTAATACGATTTAACACTCCCCCTTTAACAAAAGAGCTGCCAATAATTCAGTATGATGCTAAATGTATACCATCAGAAAAGCCTAGTACACAGAATAACATCTTTTTTCATAAAGTAGTATTTTAAACAGTAGAAAACAAGGAGGGTGGTATTATCCCCATTGTAAAAACAAAGTTAGGAGGAACCTAACATGAAAAATTGGGCAAAAAACTACCTGTTTTTCAGGAACAAGCCATGGACCACTGCATTCTGGGATATGCAGTCAGTCCCTTAAGGTCAATAGTTTTGTGATTGGAAAAGTTTttaagaggagaggaaaaaattttCTGTCATGGAGGGCTACATTAGATAAAGATCTGGGTTTTGGGTTTTCTGTACCTCATCTACCACcaacacaacaaatatttactcaagCAAGGGCAAATGGGGGTTGGGTGGCactataagaagaaaatgaagtctaGGGGGATTTAAGGAAAGACAGAATGGCTTACATAAAAATTGAAACTAGCAAAAACCAAGATATATTTGCAACTGATTTAAAAGGCTGGTTAATAACTATTAAGAGAGCTTATACAAGAGAGAGgtcttcagaaagagaaagtcccAAACGTTAAATGAGAAGAACACAGAGAATGTTAAGAAAAATACAAGTggtaaacaaatggaaaaaacatacaactttatcaaaaagaaattatttttactcctcaaattaacaaaaatcagAAACTGATGTTATTCAACACTGCCTGGGGAAGAAAGCTAGGCGCCCCACAACCCTCTGGGAAAGCGCTTCACCTTAAGAAAACAATCACAGATACAAACACTTCATGCTCAAAGGCATTCACTgtaatgttatttatattaagaaaaaattctagTAGGAGacatttcttctgtgaaataaATCATATACCCATGAGCACTCATGCATTCAAATTATAGAGAACATGCATGTTATAAGACAAAATTACAGATATGGATCATAGCCACTGGAAACCAAACAAATATACTAAAAAAGAGCTAAACTGAAATGTTAACGAAAATTGTCAGGGTAATGGGGACATggacaatatttttcttttttcttgattgtaATAAATTTTGAACAATATACTTGTATAGTGAGGGGGGGGGGAACTCCCCCCTCACTATACAAGTATCAAAATGGCAAagttatataaagttttaaatgttaatttcttaccATTTATGTTGCTTTCACAGCTGGAGTTTTTTTAGACCTTAACTTAAAGTATAAAACTATCAAAGCAATACCTCCATATGTGGCCAGTACAcactgaaaaagaaagggaaaagtaaacAAGAGTTGTTGTCAACATCTGTCTTATTCTAAAACAACTGCTTAAAGGTATCATTAATACTTACATTCATTCTCCCTGTGAGAGTGTAAgagttgaaatattttttgatacCAGTGAATTGGTACTGGGCATCAGTTTCTGGACCTGccatgatttcaatcttttaaaaaaagaaagaaagcaacaaatTGGTTTGGatgcaatttaaaagaaaaaaaaattttaattaaaaaattcaaaaaaattcatTGCATATAAATGTTGTAAATTTTATGTATGCCTCACCCAACAAAGCAGCAGCAGAACGGTGGAAAAAACCTTGCTGATAAGAGAAACATTTAGAAGGACGACTTTATCTTGGTTGTTATCACACAACACTCCAGAATATATATCAAATCACTCGGCACAGAAGAGAACACAGTAGTCTTTAAGTCCATCCTCTGACTCAATATTGGTTGATGTTTTCATTCCTGGCTCTATCTATACCACAGTACACTGTACCTGGAATTAATCAGTTTTAAGACTAGCTGAAAGCTGGAGCTTGTGATACTTTTCAAAGTTCCTCAGAGGGGTAACCACCAACTAAACAGCTCACCTTGCAACCcctctttttacagtttttattataaatttaggaCCTCcatgggaagggggagaagggatCATTTACTAAATGGAGTTGATACATACTAACTATTGGTGTGTGTAGGGGGGAGCTGAAATCCTTACTCCTTACaccaaaacagataaaaagatttaaatgtaaaagtgAAGCCAAGATATCCTGAAGAAAACATGGGcaaatattttaatcatcttaGGGAAGGGAAAATATAAAGGTGGCCAAACGCAAAAAGGTGAAACATACATCACCTAATgatcaaagaaatttaaaatgagaccAATATTCAGCCATCAGACCGCAAAGATAAATTTATGATAATTAGCAGTAGTAGTGGGAATGTGGGAAAATAAGGATTCTCTCTGTTGCCTGgagggagtgtaaactggtacaaccttCCTAATATGCAATTCTTCTGCAATAGctatcaaattaaaaacttagCATACCCTTTTACCTAGCTGATTCATTTGTTTGCCAGGAATTTATCCTTATAGAAATATTACAAAGTAGAAACGTATAATATGGTTCAAGGATGGTAAATGAAATACAGTTTATGAGAATAAATAAGAACTAGAAGTCCGTCTACAGGAGACTGATAAGTGATGGTTTTCACTGAAGGAAACAGAATGCATGGAGATCTTTATATATAGACATGGAATGATGTCCCCATGCATGCAGATCTTTATGTACTGACATGGAAACACGTCCCAATgtcatgttaaatattttaaaaatcctatttctGGACATTATAGAGCAcatcaatggttctcaaagtctGGTCCCCACACTGTCACTATTcatggaaacttgttagaaatgcaaattctcaggcctaTTTAATCAGAAGGACCTGAGTCCCAACAATCTGTTTTAATATGCCCTCTAAGTGATTCTGATGTAtgttaaaagtttgaaaaacactgcagtAACAGAAACAAAACGAGATGCTTATTAGTAATTATATTGGGAAAAAACCCTGGAAGAATATATAGCAAACTTTAAAACGGGGTTACAGCTATAGAACCTATGTATTTCACAAAggtgtgtatttcttttataataaaaaatagtaaaggcACATTCAAAGGTCACCAGAACACCACTCGAAAATTCGTCTGTATGACCGCCTATCTACCACGACCGACGCCACGCCGAGTCGATTGGCAATATAAACGAGCCGGTCGAGGTCCGGTCGAGATTGGTAGGCAGTGGCAGTGACTCAGTTGGCTCTTGATGAAATGGAAGCGGGAGAGACCTGCAAGGAAGTTGTTGCTATGGAAACTGGCACTCTCCAGTTTACCATTCAAAGGCCTTCAGAGGCATTCACGTGCATAGAATTGGCAATGAAACTTTGGACAAATGACCttaattttgaaaactgtttcAAGAAAGTTCTGATAGCAATGAAGGATTCCAAACTTCCCTGGGCCACCTTAGGGGCCTTGGCCAGTTCAGGCCAAGTAGGAAAATCTccattaaaagaaatctttatgATATAGCTTTCatattaattgttttattttagtaaacTTATTAAACACATGCTTTCCCATTCATCTTCAGAACAGATTTTTGGATTCTCATAGTATCAAGTAGGTTTCTCGGAGAAACCCTACAGAAAACAAGGGCTTAACTTTGTCCAATTATTAACTGATAATTCCCGCTACCTTGTGTTTAACAAACATTTTCAGAAGGTGAAATCGTGTCCAACTGAAACAATATTAAGGTGCTTTAAACTTCTCTCCACACAATATAGAAGGCTAGTGTTTGCAATATTACACAGAGGACTAATTCTGACTGCAGGGAAAGGCACAGTACAGGAACCGCAATTTAGTCTAGGTTGTAAAGAAAGACTCCTAAAAAACGCTGAGATGGAGGGGAAACTGAGATAAACTGGAGCAAAGCCTGCAAGCACTTGGGTCTGCTTCCTCAGCAAACTGCAGGTTACTTTTGGGCAAACATCAGGAATCCTTGTGTTAGATGGTACTTAGTGGAATAACTGAACTGAAACTTGCTTTCCTTCTGAGTCATACTTCAGTTTAGaaagacattaatgaaaaataCCTAGACTAAACTGTACTAATTGCTAAACTGTAGCCTATGGCAAAGTCTAAGCGATGGGGTCTTCGCTTGTTTCTAATTAAGCGGCGAACTgctattaaatataattaatttttccaCGCctctcttcacctgtaaaatgggcacttCAGAAACTACCCTCGCTACTTTGTTTCTCGGTACTGCTGTTGTGTCGGACCGGACACCTTCCTGGATTGGTGAGATGACGCGGTAAAGGAGGCAAAGACGAGGGAGAGCCGCTCACGGACCAGAAGCAGCCTCTTGCACTTAAAGGAGTTTACAGCTCTGTTCTGGCTACCTCCTAGGAAAGGCCTTCCCCACTGATCGAACAGATTGAAATCTAACCCGCTTATCGCGGGCTCGGCGAAGCGCAGAAAGCAGGCTACACTCACTTGCGCTTGACAAAGGCCTGCAGCGCCGCTAAAGGAGGCCTGGCTGGACAGCTACCTAAGCACAGCTCAGTGCAAACAAACTGTTTTGGGCATACAGTGGGAAAGAGGTTAACATGACCAGAGGGGGTCAGAAGCCCGAGTTCTCATCCAATATTACGtcactgggtgaccttgggaCACTCCCTTCGCTGCGGGCCTCATTTCTCTCCACTGGAAAATGCATTCTAAGGGCCTTTATGAACTGGGGGAAGGGGGCCTCTACCATGCACCAAAGCTTCCCAGCCACCGTCCGAACCCTCACGCCCGGCCctcattttctctaatttcttttccattcaccaccactctccccgccccccacgtCCCCCACCCAAAGCGAAGACCTCGCGATGTGCCCGGACCAGGAAACGGTCGGATTCTAGGCCAGCCCCACAAAGCGAAGCCGCAAGGTCCGAGCTCGGGTTCCCTTCCACACCCACCTTCCAAAACGCACAGACCCCGTTGCAGGTGTCCTTCTGCTGACCAAGCTGCTCCTCTACCCCGCCGGAAGAAGCCGCCTCCCCCGCAAACGTTCAACGAGCCTTACGGATTCGGCCCTCTGTGCCGACTGGCTACGGCTCTAAGTCCCGCCCTTCCGCTTCCTGTCTCTAaatctctcccccccccccccataggACTCGGTACAGCATACTAACGGAAGTAGGCTTTGAGCCCGCCCACGCTTCCGGAAGAGCCGAGTTGGGTTGCTGGTGTTCTAGACTCCGCGTGTGTGATTACAGTGGCTCGGCCTCCGAAGAAGAAGTGCTGGCGTCCCGGGGCTGGTGAGTGGGGGAAAAGGCGATAAGGGTGGAAACTTCGTGGCTTTCAGGTCTGTCCCAGGACTAGGTCCTCTGGATCCCTGCCATGCACCCGCAGTGCCGGGTGAGTGGTTGGGTTCCGAAGCCGGCTATGCTGGAGTGGTCCCTGTAACGTCAGAATGTGTCCCCAGGAAGTAGCTCAAGGCCCTTCTTTGTCGCGGGATCAGTTTACTCTTTGAAGCTTCAGTTTCACCCTGTCTGAAATGAGATTAAGGGTCAAATGCCTAGCAAACTGGACGGCATTGCTTGTTCTATTTCTACCAAACACATCCATTCCTGATTCCAACTCCTAGGCTCCCTCTAGGTCTTCACCTCTTTCACAGTCTCAAGCCTTTTTAGATTCCTATTCCCAAGTGTCTCTCAGAACCAACCCCTCCTATCTTCTATTCTCACTTATACCTATTCAGTAGTTCTGGTTCTCATGATTTCTCTGTTGTACTGCAGTTGAATCCTTGTACCCGGTGTACCTTCCTTCAGTCCAATCTATAGCctgaagtatatatattttttgttattgttctttccctcttcttaa
This genomic window contains:
- the ATP5MD gene encoding ATP synthase membrane subunit DAPIT, mitochondrial — its product is MAGPETDAQYQFTGIKKYFNSYTLTGRMNCVLATYGGIALIVLYFKLRSKKTPAVKAT